A region of Saccharococcus thermophilus DNA encodes the following proteins:
- a CDS encoding PAS domain-containing sensor histidine kinase: MNHNLSPREEQNVVADVRLLEEENRRLKERLNSYSIIFERSLDAIVIFNKHGEFVDMNEAACKLFEMDKRELIGKKLSMFLELVPPDILMFQKSMLHKFGSFSDELLIKLANGKVKHIEFSIKKDAFNEYDLVIMRDISAHKALERERIIHEFLFKDVFNRAVDSIVIFDEFGRFIDVNPAFCMSLNLEKAKLLNLSFQQFIAKEYVDDFVRLLAELKEKGTAKGELSLVRLDGTVKMFELTTTSNVYSGFYMAIMRDVTERKNMEIKLQKSEERFRAIFEQAHEAILIWDDYGYILNANRAASRTFELPLNLLVRKNLLDFLDYDDEKVKRIFAEFRKKGEIRDELTFHMPNGEDKQLEFTMKKGAIDGYHLTIFRNVAERRKIERELRESEQKFRSIFDHAMNGILLWGQGYRILDVNPIACEIFQAGKEQLLHRPITEFIPEKARKHFQRLIQQSERVGEAYAEVDFSNDGKQKIIEFALKKEIIPGVGMMMLRDITERKEMELQLRKSDTLNVVGELAAGIAHEIRNPMTALKGFIQLLQGSIKEDYSMYFNVIMSELKRIESIITEFLVLAKPQAIQYQQNDICKIMQDTIDLINVQAMMHNVQIVADFAPQLPFIYCEPNQLKQVFINILKNAIEVMPKGGDITVRIRQIDGNHIRISITDQGCGIPHDKIKKLGEPFYTTKERGTGLGLMVSYKIIEEHQGKIDVESEVGVGTTFHITLPIKRVEKEDDHEA; this comes from the coding sequence ATGAACCATAATCTTTCTCCCCGTGAAGAACAAAACGTAGTAGCGGACGTAAGATTGTTGGAAGAAGAAAATAGACGGCTAAAAGAACGGTTAAACAGCTATTCGATCATTTTTGAACGTTCTTTAGATGCGATTGTCATTTTTAATAAACACGGTGAGTTTGTAGATATGAACGAAGCAGCCTGTAAACTATTTGAAATGGATAAACGTGAGCTGATTGGAAAAAAATTATCCATGTTTCTTGAATTGGTCCCACCAGATATTTTAATGTTCCAGAAGTCGATGTTGCATAAATTTGGTTCATTCAGCGACGAGCTGTTGATCAAGCTGGCAAACGGAAAAGTGAAACATATTGAGTTTTCCATCAAAAAAGATGCGTTTAACGAATACGACTTGGTGATTATGCGCGATATTTCCGCCCATAAAGCGCTGGAGCGGGAGCGGATTATTCATGAGTTTTTGTTTAAAGATGTGTTTAACCGGGCGGTGGACAGCATTGTCATTTTCGATGAATTCGGCCGGTTTATCGATGTGAATCCCGCTTTTTGCATGAGTTTAAATCTTGAGAAAGCGAAATTGCTAAATCTATCGTTTCAGCAGTTCATCGCCAAAGAATATGTCGATGATTTTGTCCGCCTGCTTGCCGAGCTGAAAGAAAAAGGAACGGCAAAAGGGGAGCTGTCGCTCGTCCGTTTGGACGGTACGGTCAAAATGTTTGAACTGACAACGACATCCAATGTATATAGCGGTTTTTATATGGCGATTATGCGCGATGTGACCGAGCGAAAAAATATGGAAATTAAACTGCAAAAAAGCGAAGAAAGGTTTCGTGCCATTTTCGAGCAGGCGCACGAGGCGATTTTAATATGGGATGACTATGGGTATATTTTGAATGCCAACCGTGCCGCAAGCCGGACGTTCGAGCTGCCGTTGAACTTGCTTGTGCGGAAAAACCTGCTTGATTTCCTTGATTATGACGATGAGAAAGTAAAACGCATTTTTGCGGAGTTTCGCAAAAAAGGGGAAATCCGCGATGAACTGACGTTTCATATGCCGAACGGAGAAGACAAGCAGCTGGAATTTACGATGAAAAAAGGGGCAATTGATGGGTACCATTTGACGATTTTCCGCAATGTGGCGGAACGGAGAAAAATAGAAAGAGAACTGCGCGAAAGCGAGCAAAAATTCCGCAGCATTTTTGATCACGCGATGAATGGAATATTGTTATGGGGCCAAGGGTATCGCATTTTGGATGTAAACCCGATCGCCTGTGAAATATTCCAAGCAGGGAAAGAACAACTGCTTCACCGGCCGATTACAGAATTTATCCCGGAAAAGGCGCGCAAGCATTTTCAGCGGCTGATCCAACAAAGCGAGCGCGTTGGCGAAGCGTATGCCGAGGTCGATTTTTCTAATGATGGCAAACAGAAAATTATTGAATTCGCGCTCAAAAAGGAAATCATCCCTGGCGTCGGAATGATGATGCTCCGGGATATTACCGAAAGAAAGGAGATGGAGCTGCAGCTAAGAAAATCAGACACCTTGAACGTAGTAGGAGAGCTGGCCGCGGGCATCGCTCATGAAATCCGCAATCCGATGACAGCGTTGAAAGGATTTATTCAGTTATTGCAAGGAAGCATTAAAGAAGATTATTCGATGTATTTTAACGTCATTATGTCTGAATTAAAGCGGATTGAATCCATTATTACCGAATTTCTCGTTCTTGCCAAGCCGCAGGCGATTCAATATCAGCAAAACGACATATGCAAAATCATGCAGGATACCATCGATTTGATCAACGTGCAAGCGATGATGCACAACGTGCAGATTGTCGCGGACTTCGCCCCACAGCTTCCGTTTATTTATTGCGAGCCAAACCAACTAAAGCAAGTGTTTATCAATATATTAAAAAATGCGATTGAAGTGATGCCAAAAGGTGGAGATATTACGGTTCGCATCCGGCAGATCGACGGCAACCACATTCGCATCTCCATTACCGACCAAGGATGCGGCATTCCGCACGATAAAATTAAAAAGCTCGGCGAGCCGTTTTATACGACAAAAGAGCGCGGCACTGGACTAGGATTGATGGTTAGCTATAAAATTATTGAGGAACACCAAGGAAAAATTGACGTAGAAAGTGAAGTCGGCGTCGGTACGACGTTCCATATTACACTCCCGATAAAAAGGGTGGAGAAAGAGGACGATCATGAAGCTTGA
- a CDS encoding carbohydrate ABC transporter permease, with product MKKKIGIGKALLYVFLVAYAIITLIPFLWALSSSFKTLEEIVSGTISFIPKHFTLDNYKQIFIEQKMFPRWLFNSVIIAVTVTILNLLFNSMAGYALARLQFPGKKPLFIIILAVLMIPAQVTMIPNYLILKQLGWLNSYQGMIVPTMINATFIFMMRQFFINFPKELEEAAALDGLSRLGIFFRIVLPLARPALAAQAIFVFMGSWNDFMRPLIILSDPQLFTLPLGLNSFKGQYISYWNYIMAASMVFTLPVLVIYVFFNRYFIKGISFTGGK from the coding sequence ATGAAAAAGAAAATCGGAATTGGAAAAGCGCTTTTGTACGTGTTCCTTGTTGCATATGCCATTATTACATTAATTCCATTTTTATGGGCGCTATCTTCTTCATTTAAAACGCTGGAGGAAATTGTTAGCGGAACGATTTCCTTTATTCCGAAACATTTTACGCTTGATAATTACAAACAGATTTTCATTGAACAAAAAATGTTTCCACGCTGGCTTTTTAACAGTGTCATCATTGCAGTGACAGTGACAATATTGAATTTATTGTTCAATTCGATGGCGGGTTATGCGTTAGCACGGTTGCAATTTCCAGGGAAGAAGCCGTTGTTTATCATTATTTTGGCGGTATTAATGATTCCGGCGCAAGTAACGATGATTCCAAACTATTTGATTTTAAAACAGCTTGGTTGGTTGAATTCCTATCAAGGAATGATTGTGCCAACGATGATTAACGCCACATTTATTTTCATGATGCGTCAATTTTTTATTAATTTCCCGAAAGAATTAGAAGAAGCAGCAGCATTAGATGGGCTTAGCCGGCTCGGTATTTTTTTCCGGATTGTTTTGCCGCTTGCCCGTCCTGCCTTGGCGGCACAAGCGATTTTTGTCTTTATGGGCTCGTGGAACGATTTTATGCGGCCGCTGATTATTTTGTCGGATCCACAGCTTTTCACCTTGCCGCTCGGTTTAAACAGCTTTAAAGGCCAGTACATCAGTTATTGGAATTATATTATGGCGGCATCGATGGTATTTACATTGCCCGTGTTAGTAATTTATGTGTTTTTCAATCGTTATTTTATTAAAGGTATTTCATTTACAGGAGGAAAATAA
- a CDS encoding MFS transporter, with product MEWIEQVPKQARKSAGKGWMIASLASIPLVMTLGNSMLIPVLPTIEKQLHITLFQSSLLITMYSVVAIIFIPISGYISDRIGRKKVIIPSLLLAAIGGLISGWASWKMNEPYGMIVAGRMLQGLGAAGAFPIVLPLVGDLFPNDSEASSCLGIIETANTFGKVLSPILGAMFASIAWFLPFFTFPLFCAISLAMMLFFVKSPSKQDHPLPFRQFLQNVKTIFQREGRWLYAIFAIGGLLMLVLFAFLFFLSSRLEDYGIDGIKKGWVLAIPLGTLCAASFMTGKKIGENKTLMKWIIAAGGILAGAAIIAIKFFPSLWWMVALFSIVGIGIGVMLPCLDALITEGIEKKERGTVTSFYSSLRFIGVAMGPPLAALLMKRETSVLLFLLVALCFLASAIAFAAIKPEKEKVT from the coding sequence ATGGAATGGATAGAGCAAGTGCCGAAACAGGCAAGAAAATCGGCAGGAAAAGGATGGATGATTGCGTCGCTCGCATCGATACCGTTAGTGATGACGCTTGGAAATTCGATGTTAATACCAGTGTTGCCAACGATCGAAAAGCAATTACATATTACTTTATTCCAATCGAGTCTACTCATTACGATGTATTCGGTTGTGGCGATTATTTTTATCCCGATTTCTGGATATATCAGTGACCGGATTGGGAGAAAGAAAGTGATTATTCCAAGTTTATTACTAGCGGCTATTGGCGGGCTTATTTCTGGATGGGCGTCATGGAAAATGAATGAACCGTATGGGATGATTGTAGCAGGAAGGATGTTGCAAGGACTTGGGGCAGCGGGGGCGTTTCCGATTGTTCTGCCGCTTGTTGGCGATTTATTTCCAAATGATAGCGAGGCAAGCAGTTGTTTAGGAATCATTGAAACAGCAAATACGTTTGGAAAAGTGTTAAGTCCGATTTTAGGTGCTATGTTTGCAAGCATCGCCTGGTTTTTGCCGTTTTTCACTTTTCCGTTGTTTTGTGCGATTTCGCTTGCGATGATGCTTTTTTTTGTAAAATCTCCTTCGAAACAGGACCATCCTCTTCCATTTCGGCAATTTTTACAAAATGTAAAAACGATTTTTCAAAGGGAAGGGCGTTGGCTATATGCGATTTTTGCTATTGGAGGTTTATTAATGCTCGTTTTATTTGCGTTTCTGTTTTTCTTATCAAGCCGTCTTGAAGATTACGGCATCGATGGAATAAAAAAAGGATGGGTGCTCGCCATTCCGCTTGGTACGCTTTGCGCGGCATCGTTTATGACAGGAAAGAAAATTGGCGAAAATAAAACGTTAATGAAATGGATAATTGCCGCTGGTGGTATACTTGCTGGAGCAGCGATCATTGCCATCAAATTCTTTCCGTCTCTTTGGTGGATGGTTGCACTTTTTTCCATTGTCGGCATCGGCATTGGCGTGATGCTGCCGTGTTTGGATGCACTCATTACAGAGGGAATTGAAAAAAAAGAACGGGGAACGGTGACATCGTTTTATAGCTCGTTAAGATTTATTGGGGTCGCTATGGGACCGCCGCTTGCTGCGCTGCTGATGAAAAGGGAGACATCCGTGCTATTGTTTCTGTTAGTGGCATTGTGTTTTCTGGCAAGTGCCATCGCATTTGCAGCGATTAAACCAGAAAAAGAGAAAGTAACATGA
- a CDS encoding B12-binding domain-containing radical SAM protein, producing the protein MKIICTTLNAKYIHMNLAIRYLKAYAQPEFDIELVEYTIKDPAMNIVTDLYQRKPDVIGFSCYIWNIEETIKVVKMLKKVAPDIAIVVGGPEVSYDVREWMETVPEFDFIVIGEGEETFKQFLLEMQGNRDFRHIHGLAFRDNGNIVINPQRNKIRLTDMPSPFRFPEDIPHLPKRIVYVETSRGCPFSCQFCLSSIEVGVRYFDREKIKEDIRYLMKHGARTIKFVDRTFNISRSYAMDMFQFLIDEHVPGTVFQFEITADIMRPEVIEFLNKEAPPGLFRFEIGVQSTNDEVNRLIMRKQNFAKLTRTVTMIKEGGKIAQHLDLIAGLPEEDYTSFRKTFNDVFALRPEELQLGFLKMLRGTGLRLRAKDYGYVFMDHAPYEVLQNNVLSFDDIVRIKQVEDVLEKYWNAHRMDETIEYLVTNIFPSPFDFFQEFGTYWDERGWAKIGHQLEDLFRRLYEFLQTKKLDELPVIEALMKYDYLRNQKHKPRKPWWEEKTDKSLRAALYRQLLEQPDLLGRKFITLELDEKDLFKHTVMEIIPIDITHYKETKEIRLVPTVMIAYFDPIHWQTMIFSAPLSSFPNITIKK; encoded by the coding sequence ATGAAAATTATTTGTACGACACTAAACGCGAAATATATTCATATGAATTTGGCGATTCGTTATTTGAAAGCGTATGCCCAGCCGGAATTTGATATAGAGCTTGTTGAATATACGATTAAAGATCCGGCAATGAATATCGTCACGGATCTTTATCAGCGAAAACCAGATGTTATCGGATTCAGCTGCTACATTTGGAACATTGAAGAAACGATTAAAGTAGTAAAAATGCTGAAAAAAGTCGCCCCCGACATTGCAATCGTCGTGGGCGGACCGGAAGTATCCTATGATGTGCGCGAATGGATGGAGACCGTGCCGGAATTTGATTTTATTGTCATTGGCGAAGGGGAAGAAACGTTTAAACAGTTTTTGCTGGAGATGCAAGGAAACCGCGATTTCCGTCATATTCATGGACTTGCGTTCCGCGACAATGGAAACATCGTGATCAACCCGCAGCGAAATAAGATTCGCTTAACGGATATGCCTTCGCCGTTTCGTTTTCCGGAGGATATCCCTCATTTGCCGAAACGCATCGTCTATGTCGAAACAAGCCGCGGCTGCCCGTTCAGCTGCCAGTTTTGCCTATCTTCCATCGAGGTCGGCGTGCGCTATTTCGACCGCGAAAAAATTAAAGAAGATATCCGCTATTTAATGAAACACGGCGCGCGCACGATTAAATTTGTCGACCGCACGTTCAACATCAGCCGCAGCTACGCGATGGATATGTTCCAATTTCTTATTGACGAACATGTTCCTGGAACCGTATTTCAATTTGAAATTACCGCCGATATTATGCGTCCTGAAGTCATCGAGTTTTTAAATAAGGAAGCGCCGCCGGGGCTGTTCCGCTTTGAGATCGGCGTACAGTCGACCAACGATGAAGTCAACCGGCTGATTATGCGCAAACAAAATTTTGCCAAGCTCACGCGCACGGTCACGATGATTAAAGAAGGCGGAAAGATTGCGCAGCACCTCGACTTAATTGCCGGTCTTCCGGAAGAAGACTATACGTCGTTCCGCAAAACGTTTAACGACGTTTTCGCCCTACGTCCGGAAGAACTGCAGCTCGGCTTTTTAAAAATGCTGCGCGGCACCGGTCTTCGCCTGCGAGCGAAAGACTACGGCTACGTATTTATGGACCACGCACCGTATGAAGTATTGCAAAACAACGTGCTCTCTTTTGACGATATCGTCCGCATTAAACAAGTGGAAGATGTGTTAGAGAAATATTGGAACGCGCATCGGATGGATGAGACGATCGAATATTTAGTCACCAACATATTCCCATCGCCGTTTGATTTCTTCCAAGAATTCGGCACATACTGGGACGAACGCGGCTGGGCGAAAATCGGACATCAGCTCGAAGACTTATTCCGCCGTCTGTATGAATTTTTGCAGACAAAAAAACTGGATGAACTTCCAGTCATTGAAGCGTTAATGAAGTACGATTATTTGCGCAATCAAAAACATAAGCCGCGCAAACCATGGTGGGAAGAAAAAACGGACAAATCGCTGCGAGCTGCATTGTATCGCCAGCTGCTCGAGCAGCCTGATCTGCTCGGCCGTAAATTTATCACGCTCGAACTAGATGAAAAAGATTTATTTAAACATACGGTCATGGAAATTATCCCAATCGATATCACCCACTATAAAGAAACGAAAGAAATACGTCTCGTCCCAACTGTCATGATCGCTTATTTTGACCCGATTCACTGGCAAACCATGATTTTTTCTGCGCCACTATCCTCTTTTCCAAATATTACAATAAAAAAGTAG
- a CDS encoding DUF3905 domain-containing protein yields MDKEKKAESPMLDETMPHQIHAPSFKGTGIKTQPPFFNKYGVVIGDSKYNSPNSPLNHWSDEIDPSMMAGDEWVHPTNDIGWNTEENRELLEAKRRSQGAPFMHPSIDTSYGQD; encoded by the coding sequence ATGGATAAAGAGAAAAAAGCCGAATCGCCAATGCTTGATGAAACAATGCCTCATCAAATCCATGCTCCATCATTTAAGGGAACTGGCATAAAAACACAGCCTCCATTTTTCAATAAATATGGGGTTGTGATCGGTGACAGCAAATATAACTCGCCAAATTCGCCGCTGAATCACTGGAGTGATGAGATCGATCCGAGCATGATGGCAGGCGATGAATGGGTGCACCCGACAAACGACATCGGCTGGAATACAGAAGAAAACCGCGAGCTTCTCGAAGCAAAACGGCGGTCCCAAGGCGCTCCATTTATGCATCCAAGCATTGATACAAGCTATGGGCAAGATTAG
- a CDS encoding carbohydrate ABC transporter permease — protein sequence MKRTFSKKMWRETGAGYLLMSPTLFVLLLFIIGPIVFAIFLAFHKVQLLGTTTFEFVGLDNFQRIAHDTRAKIAFWNTLKYVVIVVPCQTILALVLAATLNAGLKGQKFFRIVYFLPTLTSSAVLTLIFMWMYNENGLINHVLKVLGLPTYNWIGDPDVALNAIMIMNIWSTAPYFMVIYLAALQDIPDSLYEAAELDGANALQKFWYVTVPYLRPVTSFVIIVGLIGTFQLFDQSYIFSAGSGGPNNSTLTVVLLIYQYAFKTLGTMGYAAALAVVLAIIILIATLLQRKFSKEESLY from the coding sequence ATGAAACGAACATTTTCAAAGAAAATGTGGAGAGAAACAGGAGCAGGCTATTTACTAATGTCACCGACATTGTTTGTATTGCTTTTATTTATTATCGGCCCGATTGTGTTTGCCATTTTCCTTGCGTTTCACAAAGTACAATTGCTCGGGACAACAACGTTTGAATTTGTCGGATTGGATAACTTTCAGCGCATTGCCCATGATACGCGAGCGAAAATCGCGTTTTGGAACACACTTAAGTATGTTGTAATTGTAGTGCCGTGTCAGACCATATTAGCGCTCGTGTTAGCTGCAACATTAAACGCAGGATTGAAAGGACAAAAGTTTTTTCGAATCGTATACTTTTTGCCGACGCTTACCTCTTCCGCGGTATTAACCCTTATTTTTATGTGGATGTATAATGAGAACGGACTTATTAATCATGTCTTAAAAGTATTGGGATTGCCAACTTATAACTGGATAGGCGATCCAGATGTGGCATTGAACGCAATTATGATCATGAACATTTGGTCTACTGCTCCATACTTCATGGTAATTTACTTGGCGGCACTGCAAGATATTCCAGATTCACTTTATGAAGCCGCAGAGCTTGATGGAGCTAATGCGTTACAAAAATTTTGGTACGTAACTGTACCATATTTGCGCCCAGTGACATCATTTGTTATTATCGTGGGGCTCATTGGTACGTTCCAATTATTTGATCAGTCTTATATTTTCTCGGCCGGTTCGGGAGGGCCAAACAACTCTACCCTTACCGTCGTTCTTCTCATTTATCAATACGCTTTTAAAACGTTAGGAACGATGGGATATGCGGCAGCATTAGCAGTTGTTCTAGCGATTATTATTTTAATCGCGACGTTATTGCAGCGAAAATTTTCGAAAGAAGAGTCTCTCTATTAA
- a CDS encoding ABC transporter substrate-binding protein — protein MKGKKWLTILGMTSVLMGSILSGCGGGDEKAANQDASGNSGKKVEVTLAGWGGNPVEQKLLQQTLDEFEKKHPNIKVKLEVISDQYMDVIKTRLMGGEGPDVFYLDAFEAPALIETGALEPLDKYVTNDFDINDFEKPLLDAFKGKDGHIYGFPKDYSTLALFYNKKMFKEAGVEVPKTWDELREVAKKLTKGTKVYGFGVAPELARLYYIAESKGGKVVTNDKASFADPKVVEALQPIVDMHLKDKSAAQPSEVGANWGGEMFGQGKAAMVIEGNWAIPFLQETFPKLEFGTAEVPTINGKKATMAYTVAYVMNKDSKNKKAAWELISYLTGKEGMKIWTSKGYALPTRKSVAAELGYDKDPLRAPLVAGASYATVWQKGKNLPIITNNFNNQFVSAFLGQRPLDEALKEAEKTANKEIEGK, from the coding sequence ATGAAAGGGAAAAAGTGGTTAACCATCCTAGGTATGACGTCCGTATTGATGGGAAGCATATTGTCTGGCTGTGGTGGAGGAGATGAAAAAGCCGCAAATCAAGATGCCAGCGGGAACAGCGGGAAAAAAGTAGAGGTTACGCTTGCCGGATGGGGCGGCAATCCGGTTGAACAAAAACTGTTGCAACAAACGCTAGACGAATTTGAAAAGAAACATCCGAACATCAAAGTGAAGCTAGAAGTCATTTCGGACCAGTATATGGATGTCATTAAAACACGTTTAATGGGCGGCGAAGGTCCAGACGTTTTCTATCTTGACGCCTTTGAAGCCCCTGCCTTAATTGAAACAGGAGCGTTAGAACCGCTTGATAAATATGTTACCAATGATTTTGATATTAACGATTTCGAAAAACCGTTACTTGACGCGTTTAAAGGAAAAGATGGACATATTTACGGATTCCCTAAAGATTATTCCACATTAGCGTTATTTTATAACAAAAAAATGTTTAAAGAAGCAGGCGTAGAAGTGCCAAAAACATGGGATGAGTTGCGCGAGGTAGCAAAAAAATTAACAAAAGGAACAAAAGTATACGGTTTTGGCGTAGCTCCGGAGCTAGCGCGTCTTTACTATATCGCTGAATCAAAAGGCGGAAAAGTTGTTACAAATGACAAAGCAAGTTTTGCTGATCCGAAAGTAGTAGAGGCTTTACAGCCAATTGTCGATATGCATTTAAAAGATAAATCGGCGGCACAACCTAGCGAAGTCGGCGCGAATTGGGGAGGAGAGATGTTTGGACAAGGAAAGGCAGCAATGGTGATTGAAGGAAACTGGGCGATTCCGTTTTTACAAGAAACGTTCCCAAAATTAGAATTTGGAACGGCTGAAGTGCCAACCATCAACGGCAAAAAAGCAACGATGGCCTATACGGTGGCGTACGTCATGAATAAAGATTCGAAAAATAAAAAGGCGGCTTGGGAACTCATCTCTTATTTGACGGGAAAAGAAGGTATGAAAATATGGACGAGTAAAGGATATGCGCTGCCGACACGCAAATCTGTTGCTGCAGAATTGGGATATGATAAAGATCCATTGCGTGCGCCATTGGTAGCAGGTGCTTCTTACGCAACTGTATGGCAAAAAGGGAAGAATTTGCCGATTATCACCAACAACTTTAATAACCAGTTTGTCAGCGCCTTTTTAGGTCAACGGCCGTTGGATGAAGCGCTAAAAGAGGCAGAAAAAACAGCGAATAAAGAAATCGAAGGCAAATAA
- a CDS encoding glycoside hydrolase family 13 protein has translation MKRTWWKEAVVYQVYWRSFYDSNGDGVGDLQGVIEKLDYIQHLGVDVIWLNPCYESPDKDNGYDISNYYAIMEKAGTMKTWETLLDEVHKRDMKLIMDLVVNHTSDQHPWFIESRSSRDNPKRDWYIWRDKPNNWRSYFTPSAWEYDELTGQYYFHSFAVEQPDLNWKNPEVRQEIYKMMRFWLDKGIDGFRLDAIALLAKPEGFPDAADPNDIRYLTNNPGLHEYLREMHEQVFQYYDIFTVGEVAFVSPEEGLKYVAEDRRELNALFHFEVCDEMPNWEPLRFKNIQRRWYDVLWGKGWNSQFLNNHDHTRQVTRYGNDKEYRVESAKLLGTMLHTLPGTPYIYQGEEIGMTGVRFPSIDDYNDIAMKNKYEEEIAKGRDPQEVLESLQPLSRDNSRTPMQWDDSPNAGFTTGTPWIKVNPNYKEINVKQALQDQNSVYYYYQKLIQLRKENPVMVYGTFHDYTENEPYIYAYTRELDDVRWLIVLNHCDHANDYELPVSLAAYKREVVLGNYPDIQENGSVLHMRPHEARIYRLI, from the coding sequence ATGAAACGGACATGGTGGAAAGAAGCGGTTGTATATCAGGTATATTGGCGCAGTTTTTATGATTCGAACGGAGATGGCGTCGGCGATTTGCAGGGAGTTATCGAAAAGCTTGATTATATCCAGCATCTTGGCGTCGATGTTATTTGGCTCAATCCTTGCTACGAGTCGCCAGATAAAGATAATGGGTACGATATTTCCAACTATTATGCGATTATGGAAAAGGCCGGGACAATGAAAACATGGGAAACGCTGCTTGACGAAGTGCATAAGCGCGATATGAAACTTATCATGGATCTTGTTGTCAATCATACGTCTGACCAGCATCCTTGGTTCATCGAATCACGTTCATCCCGGGATAACCCGAAGCGCGACTGGTACATCTGGCGCGACAAGCCGAACAATTGGCGCTCATATTTTACTCCGTCTGCGTGGGAATACGATGAATTAACCGGACAATATTATTTTCATTCTTTTGCTGTCGAGCAGCCGGATTTAAACTGGAAAAATCCTGAAGTACGTCAGGAAATTTATAAAATGATGCGTTTTTGGCTCGATAAAGGCATTGATGGATTCCGTTTAGACGCGATTGCTTTGCTGGCTAAGCCGGAAGGGTTTCCTGATGCCGCTGATCCCAACGATATCCGCTACTTAACGAATAATCCCGGTCTTCACGAGTATTTGCGCGAAATGCATGAACAAGTATTTCAATACTATGATATTTTTACGGTTGGCGAAGTCGCCTTCGTATCGCCGGAAGAAGGTCTTAAATACGTCGCTGAAGACCGTCGCGAACTGAATGCGCTATTCCATTTTGAAGTGTGCGACGAAATGCCAAACTGGGAACCGCTTCGATTTAAAAATATTCAAAGGCGTTGGTATGACGTATTATGGGGAAAGGGATGGAATTCCCAGTTTCTAAACAACCATGACCATACACGACAAGTGACACGCTACGGCAATGACAAAGAATATCGCGTTGAATCTGCTAAACTGCTGGGAACGATGCTGCATACATTGCCAGGAACTCCATATATTTATCAGGGAGAAGAAATTGGCATGACTGGAGTTCGTTTTCCCTCGATTGATGACTATAACGATATTGCTATGAAAAATAAGTATGAAGAAGAAATTGCGAAAGGCCGAGACCCGCAAGAAGTGCTCGAAAGTTTGCAGCCATTAAGCCGCGACAACTCGCGAACGCCAATGCAATGGGATGACAGCCCTAACGCTGGATTCACAACAGGAACGCCATGGATCAAAGTCAATCCAAATTATAAAGAAATTAACGTAAAACAAGCGTTGCAAGATCAAAATTCCGTGTATTATTATTATCAAAAGCTTATTCAGCTGCGCAAAGAAAATCCTGTTATGGTTTATGGCACGTTCCACGACTATACGGAAAACGAACCGTATATTTATGCGTACACACGTGAACTAGATGACGTTCGCTGGCTTATCGTCCTTAATCATTGCGACCATGCAAATGACTATGAGCTTCCGGTATCGCTCGCTGCATACAAGCGGGAAGTAGTGCTTGGTAATTATCCGGATATCCAAGAAAATGGCAGTGTGTTGCACATGCGACCGCATGAGGCGCGTATTTACCGGCTTATATAA